In Edaphobacter paludis, a single window of DNA contains:
- a CDS encoding cytochrome C oxidase subunit IV family protein: MTEFHDASNVTNPEHADHHIVSPLTYTIVFVTLLIFTGLTVLAAYIDLGIFNPVVALAIATIKAVIVILFFMHVKYQSKLIKMTVAAGFFTFFALITMTMSDYISRAWGLW, encoded by the coding sequence ATGACCGAGTTTCATGACGCATCCAATGTAACCAATCCGGAACACGCCGATCACCATATCGTTTCGCCGTTGACGTACACCATCGTGTTCGTCACGCTGCTGATCTTCACCGGCCTCACCGTGCTGGCGGCATATATCGATCTCGGCATCTTCAACCCTGTCGTCGCGCTGGCCATCGCAACCATCAAGGCGGTCATCGTCATTCTGTTCTTCATGCACGTCAAATACCAGTCGAAGCTCATCAAGATGACGGTTGCAGCTGGATTCTTCACCTTTTTTGCGCTCATCACCATGACCATGAGCGACTACATCAGCCGTGCCTGGGGCCTCTGGTAA
- a CDS encoding deoxyribodipyrimidine photo-lyase, with amino-acid sequence MAFSRSTLAAELHALAADPRVTVRHEGIPDPKGKCVVYWMQRAQRGIDNHAVDIAAQAANLLGLPLVVYFAAIANFPHANLRHYTFLNQGLPDIEADLASRNIAFVLRCAPHESHEQFLADVNAALLIGDENPMREPERWRKHLAARISIPFWTVDSDVIVPSKLIEKAQYGAYTLRPRLNRLLPDFLHPYENTHAQHTWKRPRNFHSDSVHDDITLGWKHLDRTVLPVDAWQGGTHAALKRLKLFTTRMLDNYEAQRNHPETDGTSCLSPYLHFGHIGPLTIALAVNDEVKKRPNLKSARDSYFNELITWRELAVNFVRYTLDYDSPDCAEPWAKTTIAEHARDEREYLYDLAQLEGAQTHDDLWNAAQLQMLHYGWMHNHMRMYWAKKILEWTPDIPTAMKHAIYLNDKYFLDGRDPNGYAGVAWAILGKFDRAWNERPIFGKIRYMSGASTGRKFNSKRYIAQNYNYQEIAPAFRLR; translated from the coding sequence ATGGCATTCAGTCGCTCCACTCTTGCCGCAGAGCTTCACGCTCTGGCAGCAGATCCTCGCGTGACCGTAAGGCACGAGGGCATCCCCGACCCAAAGGGAAAGTGCGTCGTCTACTGGATGCAGCGCGCACAACGCGGCATCGACAATCACGCCGTAGATATCGCGGCGCAAGCAGCAAACCTGCTTGGACTGCCGCTGGTGGTCTACTTCGCCGCCATCGCCAACTTCCCTCATGCCAACCTGCGTCACTATACGTTCCTCAATCAGGGCCTGCCCGATATTGAAGCAGACCTCGCCTCGCGCAACATCGCCTTCGTCCTGCGCTGCGCGCCGCACGAATCCCACGAGCAATTCCTCGCTGATGTTAACGCCGCTCTACTTATCGGAGATGAGAACCCAATGCGCGAGCCTGAGCGTTGGCGCAAACACCTCGCCGCTCGTATCAGCATTCCTTTCTGGACCGTCGACAGCGATGTCATCGTTCCATCAAAGCTCATCGAAAAGGCGCAGTACGGCGCCTACACGCTTCGCCCCCGTCTCAATCGGCTGCTGCCTGACTTCCTTCACCCCTACGAAAACACACACGCGCAACATACGTGGAAGCGCCCGCGAAACTTTCACTCCGACTCCGTTCATGACGACATTACGCTGGGTTGGAAACATCTCGATCGCACCGTCCTCCCTGTCGATGCCTGGCAGGGGGGTACCCACGCCGCGCTCAAACGCCTCAAACTCTTCACTACCCGTATGCTCGATAACTACGAAGCCCAGCGTAACCATCCGGAGACGGATGGCACCTCCTGCCTTTCGCCTTATCTCCACTTCGGCCACATCGGTCCACTCACCATCGCGCTGGCCGTCAATGACGAGGTAAAAAAGCGTCCGAATCTGAAATCGGCCCGCGACAGCTACTTCAACGAGCTGATCACCTGGCGCGAACTGGCAGTCAACTTCGTCCGCTACACGCTTGACTACGATTCCCCCGACTGCGCCGAGCCTTGGGCAAAGACTACCATCGCCGAACACGCCCGCGACGAACGCGAGTACCTTTACGATCTCGCCCAGCTCGAAGGCGCACAAACTCACGACGATCTCTGGAACGCGGCGCAGCTCCAGATGCTTCATTACGGATGGATGCACAACCACATGCGCATGTACTGGGCAAAGAAGATCCTGGAGTGGACTCCCGACATCCCCACCGCCATGAAGCATGCGATTTATCTCAACGACAAATATTTCCTCGATGGCCGCGACCCCAACGGCTACGCTGGCGTGGCCTGGGCCATCCTTGGCAAATTCGACCGCGCCTGGAATGAACGCCCCATCTTCGGCAAGATCCGCTACATGTCCGGCGCATCCACCGGGAGAAAGTTCAACTCAAAGAGGTACATCGCGCAGAACTACAACTATCAGGAGATTGCCCCCGCGTTTCGCTTGCGATAA
- a CDS encoding choice-of-anchor D domain-containing protein: MGLSANSHSAYRRSPLPARALLFLVLGTAILPAAPTVAQFMPSPAKPSAYALRARSFLKGRTLSPPIAGAQSIMAAREQHIALITGSSLLPRIRDLNAVWQPLGPNQVASLAYGNVTGRVTAIAIDPADTSGNTVYLGTTGGGIWKSTNAAGPSASVSFTPLTDTLPVFSANAGTAVIPSLSIGAISVQSGVVLAGTGDPNDATDSFYGSGILRSIDGGLTWTIVQQSQDGAAGDHSFTGLGFAGFAWSSTSPDTVVAAVSQAAEGNVVNAVDTTYSIMGLYYSTDAGATWQMATIMDSGQFVQRPLPGDSGGNNAATSVVWNPIRQRFYAAIRYHGYYESPDGATWTRLANQPGASLSLTACPSNAGGVGSTSCPIFRGALAVQPVTGDTFALTVDGSNVDQGLWQDVCGLTGTSCTSNTVTFAKQLPSAPLETGNGNAVIPQADYNLALAAMPSGADTLLFAGTVDLYRCSLTGGCSLRNTTNAINGCAAPAMVAPAQHAIATVANSTVLYLGNDGGLWRSTDGVNQQATPCSSDDATHFQNLNGGLGSLAEVTSFAQHPSDPATLLVGLGANGTAATSTASTSLQSPPWAQLATGEGGTVAIDQTNPELWYLSNGAGVSIHQCTSGASCTPADFTGIPTIGPTQTAQDASLIDAPWLLDPALPSNILIGTCRVWRGPADSGAAWSSANTISKLLSGSQNSACNASNPVLRSLAAAGPVSSGTAAQNAGSKVLYAGMAGKLDGGGTSGGHLFSTSSADMADGATAWTDLTSSPVTNDLTPFNPGGFDISSLAADSHDPTGKTLYATVMGFAGNGSNAPHLYRSIDGGASWSNISNNLPNAPANSVIVDPNDANTVYVALDTGVYVTTQVAACASPLNNCWSIYGTSLPNSPVIQLAAAPAMPTGDGRIGELRAATYGRGLWQIPLLTALNPAEPAIALSPASLTFSDQAVATASSPQTITVTNSGSAPLVITEISTTGDFATDDTNDTCAAAPIAAGQTCTVQVRFLPTATGSRSGFLIVYGNVPGGQATATLGGTGTPPATVVLNPIDITFPPTNINATSLAQNITISNTGGTTTTLQTPTVSGAGFVISANTCTSTLKADTGCTVAITFTPTASGAYTGSFSITDGVGTQTASLSGMGTTPATDALSSNTLTFATQQLTTVSAPQQITLTNSGDVALTLISAQIPGSDFTVANACGNSLNPHSTCAIDVAFQPQSIGPVTAQLTIADQYRTQTVALSGTGVAPPGVSLSPLYNLAFPSTGVGQTSAPQTVTLTNNGGLPLALSSTALSGDFSILPGSDTCGTTLPVANACTLQLVFAPTAGGARTGTLTITDSAPRSPQVLQLTGNAVDFALTPDGDTTVTIASGQNAVFPLLFTSATAQPTTFTCAGTPLNATCNITPSVVSVSGATTVSVTLLTGTLTASLVPPGQNMALWLAALLPLGLLTLRRGCLSRLACALLLCALIFFPTGCGTGRQLPSSGSTGTSPGQTPVTPAGTYPIVVSATSNGLTHTISLTLIVR, encoded by the coding sequence ATGGGTCTAAGCGCAAATTCTCATTCCGCGTACCGGCGCAGCCCGCTCCCCGCCCGCGCGCTGCTGTTTCTTGTGCTCGGTACCGCTATTCTTCCAGCCGCGCCGACAGTCGCGCAGTTCATGCCGTCACCCGCAAAGCCTTCCGCATACGCACTCCGCGCCAGAAGTTTTCTTAAGGGCCGCACGCTCTCGCCGCCCATCGCAGGCGCGCAGTCGATAATGGCTGCCCGTGAACAGCACATCGCGCTGATCACCGGAAGCTCGTTGTTGCCGCGCATCAGAGACCTCAATGCGGTATGGCAGCCTCTGGGTCCGAACCAGGTTGCAAGCCTGGCCTACGGAAACGTCACCGGGCGCGTCACCGCCATCGCGATCGATCCGGCGGACACGTCCGGCAACACCGTGTACCTCGGAACTACCGGAGGGGGCATTTGGAAGTCGACCAATGCGGCGGGGCCATCCGCCAGCGTCAGCTTCACGCCACTTACGGATACTCTCCCTGTCTTCAGCGCCAACGCCGGGACTGCGGTGATCCCCTCGCTCAGCATCGGCGCAATCAGTGTGCAATCCGGGGTCGTCCTCGCCGGAACTGGCGACCCCAACGATGCCACCGACTCCTTCTACGGCAGCGGCATCCTCCGCTCCATCGATGGCGGTCTCACCTGGACGATCGTCCAGCAATCGCAGGACGGCGCAGCCGGCGATCACTCCTTCACCGGCCTCGGCTTCGCTGGTTTTGCGTGGAGCAGCACCTCACCAGACACTGTGGTCGCAGCCGTATCTCAAGCCGCCGAAGGTAATGTCGTCAACGCAGTCGACACGACCTACAGCATCATGGGACTCTACTATTCGACCGATGCCGGAGCGACCTGGCAGATGGCCACCATCATGGACAGCGGCCAGTTCGTGCAGCGTCCGCTGCCCGGAGATTCGGGCGGCAACAACGCCGCGACGTCAGTGGTGTGGAACCCCATCCGCCAGCGGTTTTACGCTGCGATTCGCTACCACGGCTACTATGAGTCGCCCGACGGCGCTACCTGGACTCGTCTGGCCAATCAACCCGGCGCCAGCCTCAGCCTTACCGCCTGCCCAAGCAACGCCGGTGGCGTCGGCAGCACGTCTTGTCCCATCTTCCGTGGCGCGCTCGCAGTGCAGCCGGTTACAGGGGATACCTTCGCCCTCACCGTGGACGGCAGCAATGTCGATCAAGGCCTGTGGCAAGATGTGTGCGGCCTTACTGGCACAAGCTGCACCAGCAACACCGTCACCTTTGCGAAGCAACTTCCGTCCGCACCACTCGAAACAGGCAACGGAAATGCAGTCATCCCGCAAGCGGATTACAACCTCGCCTTAGCAGCCATGCCCTCCGGAGCAGATACCCTCCTCTTCGCCGGAACCGTTGATCTCTACCGCTGCTCGCTCACCGGCGGATGCAGCTTGCGCAACACTACCAATGCCATCAACGGATGCGCTGCTCCCGCCATGGTCGCGCCCGCGCAGCACGCCATCGCCACGGTCGCCAACTCCACTGTTCTCTATCTCGGCAACGACGGCGGCCTCTGGCGCTCCACCGATGGGGTCAATCAGCAGGCCACGCCGTGCTCCTCTGACGACGCTACCCACTTCCAGAACCTCAACGGCGGCCTGGGCTCGCTCGCCGAAGTCACCAGCTTCGCGCAACACCCCAGCGATCCGGCCACACTGCTCGTCGGTCTTGGCGCAAACGGGACCGCCGCCACTTCAACAGCCTCCACGTCCCTGCAATCCCCGCCCTGGGCCCAACTCGCCACTGGCGAAGGCGGTACCGTCGCCATCGACCAGACCAACCCTGAACTCTGGTATCTCTCCAACGGCGCCGGTGTCAGCATCCATCAATGCACCAGTGGCGCCAGTTGTACCCCTGCGGACTTCACCGGAATCCCAACCATCGGCCCCACTCAGACTGCACAGGACGCCTCGCTCATCGACGCTCCGTGGCTACTCGACCCCGCCCTTCCGTCCAACATCCTCATTGGGACTTGCCGCGTCTGGCGCGGCCCCGCCGACAGCGGAGCGGCGTGGTCTTCCGCGAATACCATCAGCAAACTCCTCAGCGGCTCGCAAAACTCCGCATGCAACGCTTCTAATCCAGTCCTCCGCTCGCTGGCTGCTGCGGGTCCGGTCAGCAGCGGTACAGCCGCGCAGAATGCAGGCTCCAAAGTCCTCTACGCAGGCATGGCGGGAAAACTCGATGGCGGCGGCACCTCCGGCGGCCATCTCTTCTCCACCAGCAGCGCCGACATGGCCGACGGCGCCACCGCATGGACCGACCTCACCTCATCCCCTGTGACCAACGACCTCACGCCATTCAATCCCGGCGGCTTCGACATCTCTTCCCTGGCCGCCGACTCCCACGACCCCACCGGCAAAACCCTCTATGCCACCGTCATGGGCTTCGCAGGCAATGGCAGCAATGCTCCGCACCTCTACCGTTCCATCGACGGAGGCGCGAGCTGGAGCAACATTAGCAACAATCTCCCCAACGCCCCCGCCAACAGCGTTATCGTCGATCCGAACGACGCCAATACCGTCTATGTCGCACTCGACACCGGTGTCTACGTCACCACGCAGGTTGCCGCCTGCGCCAGCCCCCTCAACAACTGCTGGAGCATCTATGGCACCAGCCTGCCTAACTCGCCAGTCATCCAGCTTGCCGCCGCCCCGGCCATGCCTACGGGCGATGGCCGCATCGGCGAACTCCGCGCCGCCACCTATGGGCGAGGCCTTTGGCAGATCCCTCTGCTCACCGCCCTCAACCCAGCCGAGCCAGCCATCGCTCTCAGTCCCGCATCCCTCACCTTCAGCGATCAGGCAGTAGCCACCGCCAGCTCGCCGCAAACCATCACGGTGACCAACTCCGGCAGCGCCCCACTCGTCATCACCGAGATCTCGACGACCGGCGACTTCGCCACCGACGACACCAACGACACCTGCGCTGCCGCTCCCATCGCCGCCGGCCAGACATGCACCGTTCAGGTCCGCTTCCTGCCCACTGCCACCGGAAGCCGCAGCGGCTTCCTCATCGTCTACGGCAATGTTCCCGGCGGACAAGCCACGGCAACCCTCGGCGGAACTGGCACGCCACCCGCAACGGTCGTCCTTAACCCCATTGACATTACTTTTCCCCCGACCAACATCAACGCCACCAGCCTCGCGCAAAACATCACCATCTCCAACACCGGCGGAACCACGACAACGCTGCAAACCCCCACCGTCAGCGGAGCCGGTTTTGTAATCTCCGCCAACACCTGCACCTCTACCCTCAAAGCCGACACCGGCTGCACCGTCGCCATCACCTTCACCCCGACCGCCTCCGGAGCGTACACCGGAAGCTTCAGCATCACCGACGGTGTGGGCACCCAGACCGCCTCGCTCTCCGGTATGGGGACTACTCCTGCCACCGACGCCCTCTCTTCCAACACCCTCACGTTCGCCACCCAGCAACTCACGACGGTAAGCGCTCCGCAACAAATCACTCTCACCAACTCCGGCGATGTAGCCCTCACGCTCATCTCCGCGCAGATACCCGGCAGCGACTTCACCGTCGCCAACGCCTGCGGAAACTCGCTCAATCCGCACTCCACCTGCGCCATCGACGTGGCCTTCCAACCGCAGAGCATCGGCCCTGTCACCGCTCAGCTCACCATTGCAGACCAGTACCGTACTCAGACCGTAGCTCTCAGCGGCACCGGCGTTGCACCTCCCGGCGTCTCGCTCTCGCCGCTCTATAATCTTGCTTTTCCAAGCACTGGCGTCGGCCAAACCTCTGCACCGCAGACGGTCACTCTCACCAACAATGGCGGCCTCCCTCTAGCTCTTTCAAGTACCGCCCTCAGCGGCGACTTCAGCATCCTTCCCGGCAGTGATACCTGCGGCACCACGCTCCCCGTGGCTAATGCCTGCACCCTCCAGCTGGTCTTCGCTCCCACCGCAGGCGGCGCGCGTACTGGCACCCTCACCATCACCGACAGCGCTCCCCGTTCCCCTCAGGTCCTCCAGCTCACCGGCAACGCTGTGGACTTTGCCCTTACTCCCGACGGCGATACCACCGTCACCATCGCCAGCGGGCAGAATGCTGTGTTCCCCCTCCTCTTCACCTCCGCGACTGCACAGCCCACCACCTTTACGTGTGCCGGGACACCGCTCAACGCCACCTGCAACATCACGCCTTCCGTCGTCTCCGTCTCCGGCGCTACTACCGTCTCCGTCACTTTGCTTACAGGCACGCTTACGGCCTCGTTGGTTCCACCCGGCCAAAATATGGCTTTGTGGCTGGCGGCGCTTCTGCCCCTCGGCCTCCTCACGCTGCGCCGGGGCTGCCTTTCCCGGCTCGCATGCGCGCTTCTGCTCTGCGCACTGATCTTCTTTCCCACGGGCTGCGGAACAGGTCGTCAGCTGCCGTCCTCCGGCTCTACGGGCACATCGCCTGGTCAGACTCCTGTGACTCCCGCCGGGACTTATCCCATCGTGGTCTCAGCCACCAGCAATGGCCTTACCCACACCATCAGCCTCACCCTCATCGTTCGATGA
- a CDS encoding c-type cytochrome yields the protein MLHGKHLSRVLIAASLLFPSVSLLAQTAPPAAPPSEAHHEMPKPTNLKVLPKNISSKDLMATMHQFTGSLGVHCNFCHVEDKTTHHLIFASDAKPEKKSARVMMRMTQTINGKYLAQLPDHGSMQKVGCGTCHRGKSTPTEFVPPPEQHGPPPAPAK from the coding sequence ATGCTTCATGGAAAGCATCTCTCCCGCGTACTGATTGCAGCATCGCTCCTCTTTCCTTCCGTCAGCCTCTTGGCGCAGACTGCCCCGCCGGCTGCGCCGCCGTCGGAGGCACACCACGAGATGCCCAAGCCGACTAACCTGAAGGTGCTGCCGAAGAACATCTCCAGCAAGGATCTGATGGCGACCATGCATCAGTTCACCGGCAGTCTCGGCGTGCATTGCAACTTCTGCCACGTGGAAGACAAGACCACCCACCACCTCATCTTCGCCTCCGATGCCAAGCCGGAAAAGAAATCCGCCCGCGTCATGATGCGCATGACGCAGACCATCAACGGCAAGTATCTCGCCCAGCTTCCGGACCACGGCTCCATGCAGAAGGTGGGCTGCGGCACCTGCCACCGGGGCAAATCCACCCCCACCGAATTCGTCCCTCCTCCGGAGCAGCACGGCCCCCCACCCGCACCAGCAAAATAA
- a CDS encoding NAD(P)/FAD-dependent oxidoreductase translates to MQEVDVVVLGAGAAGLMCAIEAGRRGRRVVLLDHAERVGKKILISGGGRCNFTNIHCRAENFLSENPHFAKSALARFTPADIIALVEKHGIRYHEKTLGQLFCDRSAMDVVTMLERECAEAGVRVLTGARVASVKRDGKFVVETSAGELRAEAVVVATGGLSIPKMGATGFGYDVARQFGLRVVECRPALVPLVFGGEDAARWCDLTGLSAEVVAAAGVKRRRGSFREKMLVTHRGLSGPAILQVSSYWRAGEVVEIDLAPGVEVFAPLLARNARRDAGAAVMALRTILPGRLAERWVALHEPAGWTNASLEAMEREVHAWRVMPAGTEGYAKAEVTAGGVDTAELDAKKMESRKVPGLYFIGEVVDVTGWLGGYNFQWAWASGVSAGRAV, encoded by the coding sequence GTGCAAGAGGTAGATGTTGTAGTGCTGGGTGCAGGTGCGGCTGGGTTAATGTGCGCCATCGAAGCCGGGCGGCGAGGACGGCGCGTTGTCCTGCTCGACCATGCCGAGCGCGTGGGAAAAAAGATCCTGATCTCGGGTGGAGGGCGGTGCAACTTCACCAACATTCATTGCCGGGCGGAGAACTTTCTTTCGGAGAACCCGCACTTTGCCAAGTCGGCTCTGGCTCGGTTTACACCCGCTGACATCATTGCGTTGGTGGAGAAGCATGGCATTCGCTATCACGAGAAGACGCTGGGGCAGCTATTCTGCGACCGCTCCGCGATGGACGTCGTGACCATGCTGGAGCGGGAGTGTGCCGAGGCAGGCGTTCGTGTGCTGACAGGAGCGCGGGTGGCTTCTGTTAAGCGAGACGGCAAGTTTGTAGTGGAGACTTCGGCAGGTGAGCTCAGAGCGGAGGCTGTGGTGGTCGCTACGGGTGGGTTGTCGATTCCGAAGATGGGGGCCACAGGTTTTGGGTATGACGTGGCGCGGCAGTTTGGGCTACGCGTAGTGGAGTGCCGTCCGGCGCTGGTTCCGCTGGTGTTTGGAGGAGAGGATGCGGCGCGCTGGTGCGATCTGACCGGGCTGTCGGCTGAAGTGGTGGCGGCAGCGGGAGTGAAGCGGCGACGCGGCAGCTTTCGCGAGAAGATGCTGGTGACGCATCGCGGGTTGAGTGGACCGGCGATCTTGCAGGTGTCTTCTTATTGGCGGGCGGGCGAGGTGGTGGAGATCGATCTTGCTCCGGGGGTGGAGGTGTTCGCTCCATTGCTGGCCAGGAACGCCAGGCGAGATGCGGGCGCGGCTGTGATGGCTCTGCGAACAATATTGCCGGGACGTTTGGCGGAGCGGTGGGTGGCTTTGCATGAGCCTGCTGGATGGACGAATGCTTCTCTGGAAGCGATGGAGCGAGAGGTTCATGCGTGGCGGGTGATGCCTGCCGGGACCGAGGGCTATGCCAAGGCCGAGGTTACGGCCGGCGGCGTGGATACGGCAGAGCTGGATGCGAAGAAGATGGAGAGCCGGAAGGTTCCGGGGCTTTATTTCATCGGTGAGGTGGTGGATGTGACCGGATGGCTGGGTGGATATAACTTTCAGTGGGCGTGGGCTTCGGGGGTCAGTGCCGGACGGGCGGTGTAG
- a CDS encoding class I SAM-dependent rRNA methyltransferase, which translates to MPKPATELRPLKTAAPQPHGPAAAVTRRAADRLRAGHLWVYRSDVESLIPPLGTNEVAPGALVTITDSRGIPLGTALYSAASQITLRLVSPEAALSRPAYLDQLRERLNAALTLREELAPDSPENNASRLIFSEADNLPGIIADRYNDLVILQLLTQGTAQDDVRQLLTEIIRERLQPATIIERPDPKVRELEQLAPPSPEPLHTNTPGTPTLTTVFTINGLKLHYDATSGQKTGAFLDQRLNYAAAARHARGRALDVCTYQGGFALHMAQRCDQVTGIDASRAALQVADRNLELNPDLQAKVEWIEADAFEFLREYEAAGEKYDTIVLDPPAFAKSKRAAESALRGYKELNLRAMKMLNPGGTLVTCSCSHHVPLEEFTAVVASAASDAGRRVQILEIRGAAPDHPAILTLPETTYLKCLICRVAD; encoded by the coding sequence ATGCCGAAGCCCGCCACAGAATTGCGTCCTCTGAAAACCGCAGCCCCCCAACCCCACGGCCCGGCAGCCGCCGTCACCCGTCGGGCAGCAGACCGTCTCCGCGCGGGCCATCTCTGGGTCTACCGCTCCGATGTCGAATCCCTGATTCCACCCCTCGGCACCAACGAAGTCGCCCCCGGCGCACTGGTTACCATCACCGACAGCCGCGGCATCCCGCTCGGCACAGCCCTTTACAGCGCGGCCTCTCAGATCACCCTTCGGCTCGTCTCACCTGAGGCCGCACTCTCCCGCCCTGCCTACCTCGATCAGCTTCGCGAGCGTCTCAATGCCGCCCTCACCCTCCGCGAAGAACTGGCGCCCGATTCGCCAGAGAACAACGCCTCCCGCCTCATCTTCTCCGAAGCCGACAATCTTCCTGGCATCATCGCAGACCGCTACAACGACCTCGTCATCCTCCAGCTACTCACCCAGGGCACCGCACAGGACGACGTCCGCCAGCTCCTCACCGAGATCATCCGCGAGCGCCTTCAACCCGCCACCATCATCGAGCGCCCCGATCCCAAGGTCCGCGAGCTCGAGCAACTTGCCCCGCCCTCACCCGAGCCGCTGCACACCAACACCCCCGGCACGCCAACGCTCACCACCGTCTTCACGATCAATGGTTTAAAGCTCCACTACGACGCCACCTCCGGCCAGAAGACCGGAGCCTTCCTCGACCAGCGCCTCAACTACGCCGCCGCGGCCCGCCACGCTCGTGGCCGCGCTCTCGATGTTTGCACCTACCAGGGAGGCTTCGCCCTGCATATGGCCCAGCGCTGCGATCAGGTTACCGGCATCGACGCCAGCCGCGCCGCACTCCAGGTCGCCGACCGCAACCTCGAACTCAACCCTGACCTGCAAGCCAAAGTCGAATGGATCGAAGCCGACGCCTTCGAGTTTCTCCGCGAATACGAAGCCGCGGGAGAGAAGTACGACACCATCGTCCTCGACCCACCGGCCTTCGCCAAATCCAAACGTGCCGCCGAGAGCGCCCTGCGCGGCTACAAGGAGCTGAATCTCCGGGCGATGAAGATGCTGAACCCCGGCGGAACCCTCGTCACCTGCTCCTGCTCTCACCACGTACCGCTCGAAGAGTTCACCGCCGTGGTAGCCTCGGCCGCCTCCGACGCTGGCCGCCGCGTCCAGATCCTTGAAATCCGAGGTGCCGCCCCCGACCACCCGGCCATCCTCACCCTGCCCGAGACCACCTATCTGAAGTGCCTCATCTGCCGGGTCGCGGATTAG
- a CDS encoding DUF6580 family putative transport protein: MVAYLVLLFAVFSRFLPHIFSTTAIGFTAVGGGLLYFGARRSRWQTIIAVLALMGADYYLTVFAYGYAFHTSAYLITWVWYAAICLLGHQMLSGKPSALRVAGGVMASATSFFILSNFAVWMGSFMYPHTVAGLSACYIAAIPFYANDVISTAITAGALFGLPALASSVVETMREAQGNHIA; encoded by the coding sequence ATGGTCGCCTATCTCGTTCTTCTCTTCGCTGTCTTCAGCCGCTTCCTGCCGCATATCTTCAGCACCACCGCCATCGGGTTCACTGCGGTCGGCGGAGGTCTGCTGTACTTCGGCGCGCGTCGCAGCCGCTGGCAGACCATCATCGCTGTCCTCGCTCTGATGGGCGCGGACTACTATCTCACCGTCTTCGCCTATGGATACGCCTTTCACACCAGCGCCTATCTCATCACCTGGGTCTGGTACGCGGCCATCTGCCTGCTCGGCCACCAGATGCTCAGCGGCAAGCCGTCTGCCCTTCGCGTAGCTGGAGGCGTCATGGCGTCGGCAACGTCGTTCTTCATCCTCAGCAACTTCGCCGTCTGGATGGGCAGCTTCATGTATCCGCACACCGTAGCCGGTCTCAGCGCCTGCTATATTGCGGCCATTCCGTTCTACGCCAACGACGTCATCTCCACCGCGATTACCGCCGGTGCTCTCTTTGGCCTTCCCGCACTGGCCTCCAGCGTCGTCGAGACTATGCGCGAAGCTCAGGGCAACCACATCGCCTAA
- a CDS encoding VTT domain-containing protein: MKISPVSLFHKLNTALLVLLKPLGVWGLGALAIVDTSSVPVPIDALVIDYVAHDHAKFLIYCVMAAAGSAIGSLVPYYFGRAGGELFLLKRINRQRYEALRDRFERQEFLAIMVPAMMPPPMPVKVIEFAAGVFEMKPLWYFGAVFSGKFLRFLLEAVVTIVYGPAILKTLGGAVHEHLGYVLGVVGILAALLVAYIVRKLFSKRRGTRFPVEDEPSA; encoded by the coding sequence GTGAAAATCTCTCCGGTTTCTCTCTTTCATAAACTGAATACCGCTCTGCTCGTGCTGCTGAAGCCGTTGGGAGTTTGGGGCCTGGGTGCGCTTGCCATCGTGGATACATCGTCGGTTCCGGTGCCGATCGATGCCCTGGTCATCGATTATGTTGCGCATGACCACGCCAAGTTCCTTATTTACTGTGTGATGGCGGCTGCCGGGTCGGCCATCGGAAGCCTGGTTCCCTACTATTTTGGGCGCGCAGGTGGAGAGCTTTTCCTGCTGAAACGGATCAACCGGCAGCGCTATGAGGCATTGCGCGACCGTTTTGAGCGGCAGGAATTTCTGGCAATCATGGTTCCTGCGATGATGCCTCCTCCCATGCCTGTGAAAGTGATTGAGTTTGCGGCGGGCGTGTTTGAGATGAAGCCGCTCTGGTACTTTGGCGCGGTTTTTTCTGGTAAGTTCCTGCGGTTTCTGCTGGAAGCGGTGGTTACGATCGTCTATGGTCCTGCGATCCTGAAGACCCTGGGCGGAGCCGTGCACGAGCACCTCGGCTATGTGCTTGGCGTGGTTGGGATACTGGCCGCGCTGCTGGTGGCCTATATCGTCCGTAAGCTGTTCAGCAAGCGGCGAGGGACTCGGTTTCCGGTGGAGGATGAACCGTCGGCGTAG